Proteins encoded together in one Quercus lobata isolate SW786 chromosome 3, ValleyOak3.0 Primary Assembly, whole genome shotgun sequence window:
- the LOC115982558 gene encoding ADP-ribosylation factor 2-like — translation MGLTFTKLFSRLFAKKEMRILMVGLDAAGKTTILYKLKLGEIVTTIPTIGFNVETVEYKNISFTVWDVGGQDKIRPLWRHYFQNTQGLIFVVDSNDRDRVVEARDELHRMLNEDELRDAVLLVFANKQDLPNAMNAAEITDKLGLHSLRQRHWYIQSTCATSGEGLYEGLDWLSSNIANKA, via the exons ATGGGGCTGACATTCACGAAGTTGTTCAGCCGGCTTTTTGCCAAGAAAGAAATGCGAATTCTGATGGTTGGTCTCGATGCTGCTGGTAAGACCACCATTCTCTACAAGCTCAAGCTTGGCGAGATCGTCACAACCATTCCCACCATTG GTTTCAATGTGGAGACTGTGGAATACAAGAACATCAGCTTTACTGTCTGGGATGTCGGGGGTCAGGACAAG ATCCGTCCCTTGTGGAGGCACTACTTTCAGAACACACAGGGTCTTATATTTGTGGTGGACAGCAATGACAGAGACCGAGTTGTTGAGGCGAGGGATGAATTGCATAGGATGTTGAATGAG GACGAACTGCGAGATGCAGTGTTGCTTGTATTTGCTAACAAACAAGATCTTCCCAACGCAATGAATGCTGCGGAGATTACTGATAAGCTTGGCCTCCACTCTCTCCGGCAACGTCACTG GTACATCCAGAGCACCTGTGCAACCTCAGGAGAGGGGCTTTACGAGGGTTTGGATTGGCTCTCTAGCAACATTGCAAACAAG GCATAA